A window of Nonomuraea angiospora genomic DNA:
CCGGCGCGGGGCGCGAGGAGGTCGAGCGGATGGCCCGCGCGGCCCAGATCCACCACCGGATCACGGAGCTGCCGCGCGGCTACGACTCGGTGATCGGGGAGGACGCCCACCTGTCGGGCGGCGAGGCGCAGCGCGTGTCGATCGCCCGCGCCCTGCTGGCCGACGCGCCGATCCTGGTGCTGGACGAGGCCACCGCGTTCGCCGACCCGGAGTCGGAGTCGGCCATCCAGGACGCGCTGTCCACGCTGGTGGCCGGGCGCACGCTGCTGGTCATCGCGCACCGGCTCGGCACGATCACCGGCGCCGACCAGATCGCGGTGCTCGACGGCGGCCGGATCGTCGAGCGCGGCACCCATGACGAGCTCCGCGCGGCCGGCGGGCTCTACACCCGGCTGTGGGCGGCCCACGTACGCGACGACGATCGGGATTGGACCCGGGCATGATCGGAGAACTGGGCGCCGTACTCGGCCCCGAGCACGGGGCGCGCCTGCGCCGCAGCCTGCTCGCGATGACCGTGTACGGCGTGCTGCAGGGCGCGTCGTTCGCGATGCTCGTGCCGGTGCTGCGCGCGCTGCTGTCCGGCGAGGCCGCCGGAGCGTGGCTCGCGGCCTTCGCCGCCGTGGTCGCGGCCACCGCCGTCGCCTCCTACCTGCAGTCGCAGTACGGATACGCGGTCGGCCTGGCCGCCCTGCGCACGCTCTACCACCGGATGGGCGACCACGTGGCCGGGCTGCCGGTCGGCTGGTTCAGCGCCGACCGGGTGGGCCGGCTCGGACAGCTCGCGGGCAAGGGCGTCATGGACGTGATGAGCGTGCCCGCCCACCTGCTCCAGGTCGTGGTGACCTCGGTGACCGCGCCGGCGACCGTGCTGGTGTGCATGTTCGTCTTCGACTGGCGGCTGGGGCTGGCGGCCCTGGTCACGGCGCCGTTCCTGTGGCTGGCGTTCCGCTGGACGCAGACCCTGGTGCAGCGGAGCGACACGGCGATGGACGACGCGGGGGCCGAGGGGGCCGACCGCGTGGTGGAGTTCGCCCGGCAGCAGGCGTCCCTGCGGGCCTTCGGGCGCACGGCGGACGGCTACGACCTGCTCGACGGCGCGCTGGTGCGGCAGCGGTCGGCGCTGCGGCGCCTGCTGCGGACCACGCTGCCCGGCCTCGGCGCGGTCGCGCTGACCGTGCAGCTCGCCTTCACCGCGATCCTGCTGGTGGGCTGCTCGCTGGCGCTCGGCGGCGCGGTGGACGTGCCGGAGCTGGTCGGGGTGCTGGTCCTGGCCGTGCGGTTCACCGAACCGCTGCTCGCCGCCGCCGACGTGGGCGGCGAGCTGCGCATGGCACGCGGCGCGCTGCGGCGCATCCGCGACGTCCTGACCACGCCGCCGCTGCCGTCCGGCGGGACGGCGCGGGCCGGCGAGCCGTCGATCGAGCTGGACGGGGTGAGCTTCGCCTACGACGAGCGGCCGCTGCTGCGGGGGGTGAGCTTCACCGTCGCGCCCCGCACGGTGACCGCGCTGGTCGGGCCCTCCGGGTCCGGCAAGACCACGCTCACCCGTCTCATCGCCCGCTTCTGGGACGCCTCCGCCGGCTCGGTCCGGGTCTGCGGGAACGACGTGCGCGACTACCCGCCCGAGGACCTGATGGCCCAGCTGTCGATCGTGTTCCAGGACGTCTACCTGTTCGAGGGCACGCTGGAGGACAACATCCGGCTGGGGCGGCCGGACGCGACGGACGAGGAGGTCCGCGAGGCGGGCCGGCTGGCGCGGGTCGAGGAGATCGCCGAGCGGCTGCCCGGCGGCTGGCAGGCGCGGATCGGCGAGGCAGGGGCGACCCTGTCCGGGGGCGAGCGCCAGCGGGTGTCCATCGCCCGCGCGATCCTCAAGGACGCCCCGATCGTCCTGCTGGACGAGGCCACCGCCGCGCTGGACCCGGAGAACGAGTCCGCCCTGATGGACGCGCTGGCCACGCTCGCCCGCGACCGGACGCTGCTGGTGATCGCGCACCGGCTGAGCACGATCGCCGCCGCCGACCAGATCGTCATGCTGGAGGGCGGCGTGATCGCCGAGCGCGGCACCCATCAGGAGCTGTTGGAGGCGGGCGGCCGGTACGCTGCGTTCTGGGAGGAACGCGCGCGGGCCCGCGGCTGGCGCCTCGTACGCGCCTGACCGGTGGGCGGCGCGACGTGATCGACGGCGGTAGGGGGCTCGATGGGTGAGGAGACGACGGCGCGGGAGTGGCGCGTGCTCGGCCGCCCGCGCGGCCGCCCGCCGCGCATCACCCGGCCCGACATCGCCGACGCCGCGCTGGCCGTCGGGTTCGACAACCTGACCCTGGCCACCGTGGCCGAGCGCCTGCGGGTCGCCCACTCGGCCCTCTACCGCCACGTGGCCGACCGCGAGGAGCTGGTCATCGTGGCCATCAACCGCGCGATCGGCAAGGCGGCCTGGCCGGAGCCGACCGGCGAGTGGCGCTCGGACCTGGAGGCGCAGGCCGGGGCGCTGTGGGCGCTGCTGGAGGCGCACCCCGGCCTGATCAAGGAGTTCCTCAAGCTCAGGCGCTTCCCCGACGAGGTGATGCACCGCTTCGGCGCGGCCGTTCAGCGCCTGATCGGCTACGGCTTCGCGGTGGAGGACGCGTTCCTCGCCGTCGACACCGTCTTCGACCTGGCGATCGACGTCTTCGGCAGGAGCCAGCAGCTCGACGCGCCCGCGGGCGGCTCCGCCGGCACGGCCAAGGTTCGCGACAGCTCGGCCGACGCCTGGGCCGAGGCGGTCGGCCCGGAGGTGGCGCCCGTCATGCGGCGGGCGCTGTCGGAGCCGGCCTCCGTGTGGTTCGGCCGCAAGCTCGGCCTCGTCCTGGACGGCATCGCGGCCGGCCTGGCCCCCTAGAGGTCACAACCAGCTGGCGCGGACACTCGCGGCCGAGGCGTCGTCCGGCGGGGTGGCGAGGGCGCCGGAGTGGACGCCGTCGAGCAGGCGGGCGACGGTCTCGACGATCTCCTGGGCGCGCTCGCGCAGGCCCGCCACGTCCGCCGCGCTCACCTCGCCGCGGTCCACGCCGACCTCGTCGAGCACGCCCTCCAGGTCGGTCAGCCGCGCG
This region includes:
- a CDS encoding ABC transporter ATP-binding protein, with translation MIGELGAVLGPEHGARLRRSLLAMTVYGVLQGASFAMLVPVLRALLSGEAAGAWLAAFAAVVAATAVASYLQSQYGYAVGLAALRTLYHRMGDHVAGLPVGWFSADRVGRLGQLAGKGVMDVMSVPAHLLQVVVTSVTAPATVLVCMFVFDWRLGLAALVTAPFLWLAFRWTQTLVQRSDTAMDDAGAEGADRVVEFARQQASLRAFGRTADGYDLLDGALVRQRSALRRLLRTTLPGLGAVALTVQLAFTAILLVGCSLALGGAVDVPELVGVLVLAVRFTEPLLAAADVGGELRMARGALRRIRDVLTTPPLPSGGTARAGEPSIELDGVSFAYDERPLLRGVSFTVAPRTVTALVGPSGSGKTTLTRLIARFWDASAGSVRVCGNDVRDYPPEDLMAQLSIVFQDVYLFEGTLEDNIRLGRPDATDEEVREAGRLARVEEIAERLPGGWQARIGEAGATLSGGERQRVSIARAILKDAPIVLLDEATAALDPENESALMDALATLARDRTLLVIAHRLSTIAAADQIVMLEGGVIAERGTHQELLEAGGRYAAFWEERARARGWRLVRA
- a CDS encoding TetR/AcrR family transcriptional regulator, which produces MGEETTAREWRVLGRPRGRPPRITRPDIADAALAVGFDNLTLATVAERLRVAHSALYRHVADREELVIVAINRAIGKAAWPEPTGEWRSDLEAQAGALWALLEAHPGLIKEFLKLRRFPDEVMHRFGAAVQRLIGYGFAVEDAFLAVDTVFDLAIDVFGRSQQLDAPAGGSAGTAKVRDSSADAWAEAVGPEVAPVMRRALSEPASVWFGRKLGLVLDGIAAGLAP